CCGCTCATCACTCATCCGCGCCAGGCAGTCATTCTGCGCAATCGCATACGCCTTGGTGCCATTCACCGCTGGGAAGGTGTCTACGGCGCAGTCGGCGTCGCGCAGTTTTTCCCATTTCTGCTGGGCATCCTTCAGACGAGCGGTAATGTCGGCGAGCTTGGTCTTGTCGCTGCCGTAGGTCGAGGCCATGCGTTCCAGCAGGCCTTGATAGTTATCTTTGAGCAGTTGCTCGGCGGTGGTTCTGTTGTAAGTGGCGCATTCCAGGGTTTGCTTGTCGTTTTCAATGCCATCGCACGGCGT
The Pseudomonas poae DNA segment above includes these coding regions:
- a CDS encoding DUF1311 domain-containing protein, encoding MKSIFLALALIATTAHAAEDTDSTPCDGIENDKQTLECATYNRTTAEQLLKDNYQGLLERMASTYGSDKTKLADITARLKDAQQKWEKLRDADCAVDTFPAVNGTKAYAIAQNDCLARMSDERSEFLESIGQE